In Blattabacterium cuenoti, the genomic stretch AAAAAAAAACAAAATTAATAATTTTCCAATAAAAAATAATCAGAATAAAATACAAGAATATGGAAAAAAAATAATTGAAAAGAAAAAAATAGAAAATAATTTTGAACTTAGATTATACACAAAAATCAGCATGGGAGACGGATATCAACATAATAATCCTTGGCTACAAGAACTTCCTGATCCAATTACGCGTACAACATGGGATAATTATTTAACGATATCATATTTTGATGCAAATAAAATGGGATTAAAAAATTGGAATTCTGTAGATGGATCCTTAAATGGAAACTGCGTTGATTTAATTAAAAATAATGAAATAATAATTAGAAACGTTCCTGTTTTAATTCAACCTGGACAAGCTATTGGCTCCGTAGGATTAGCTTTTGGTTATGGTCAAAAAAAAGGAAAAATACATAAAATAGTTAACGGAAAAAATGCATATAGAATATATGATAATTTCATTCTTATACAAAAAAATATAGAAATAAGAAAAGGAAGTAAAATTCATAAATTCTCTTGTATACAACTACATCACACAACAGTAGGAAGAGATTTAGTAAAAGAAACAGATTTAAACATATTTCTAAATAATTCTAAAGAAATTTGGAATAAAGAAGAAAAAATTGAGGGGACTCTTTCTTCAGAAGAAATTTCGATTTGGAATAAAAAAAATAATAAAGAAGAAAAAAACGGTCACCATTTTAATTTATCTATAGATTTAAATGCTTGTATTGGATGTGGAGCTTGTATTGTAGCATGTCATTCTGAAAATAACGTTCCTGTAGTTGGAAAAAATGAAATAGAAAAATCCAGAGACATGCATTGGTTACGTATAGATAGGTATTATTCTTCAAATAAAAAAAACAATGAAGAAGAAAAAGACATTTATGAAAATCCAAAGGTTGTTTTTCAACCAATCATGTGTCAGCATTGTGAACATGCACCTTGTGAAACCGTATGTCCAGTTGGAGCAACTTCTCATGGAAAACAAGGTCAAAATATGATGGTTTACAATCGGTGTATAGGAACTCGTTATTGTGCAAATAACTGTCCTTATAAAGTCAGACGATTTAATTGGTTTAATTATGCTAATAATCAAAAATTTGATTTTAATATGAATAATACTTTAGGAAAAATGGTACTCAATCCAGACGTGGTTGTGAGAAGCAGAGGTATAATGGAAAAATGTTCTTTATGCATTCAGAGAACACAATATGTGATAGGAATAGCAAAAAAAGAAAACAGAAAAGTCAAAGATGAAGAATTTGAAACGGCTTGCAGTATTTCTTGTCCAACAAAAGCTATCACTTTCGGTGATATTAATGATAATAATAGTCTGATTTTCAAAAAAATCAATAATAATAGATCTTACAAACTTTTAGATTTTATAGGAATCAGACCTAATGTATCTTATCAATTAAAAGTGAGAAATAATAAAAAAAATGAAATAGACAAACTGAAATAGTATGTTAAATCATTATGAATCACCTATAAGAAAACCCTTAATTTTAGGAAAAAAAACATTAAAAAATATCACGGATGATATATTCAATCCTATAAAAAATAAAGCTGGAAACCTATGGTGGTTCTCTTTATTTATTTCTATTTTAGCTTTTTTATGGGGATTAGGATGTATTCTATACACAATTATGACAGGTATAGGTGTATGGGGTTTAAATAGAACAATTAATTGGGCTTGGGATATTACAAATTTTGTTTGGTGGGTTGGAATTGGTCATGCTGGAACTTTAATTTCAGCTGTATTATTGCTTTTCCGTCAAAAATGGCGTTTATCTATTAATCGTTCAGCAGAAGCAATGACTATTTTTGCAGTAATCCAAGCTGGATTATTTCCCATAATTCATATGGGAAGACCATGGAATGCCCATTGGGTTTTGCCTATTCCAAATCAGTTTGGAACTCTATGGCCAAATTTTAATTCTCCATTATTGTGGGATGTTTTTGCGATAAGTACTTATTTTTCAGTGTCTACAATTTTTTGGTTCATGGGATTGATTCCAGACTTTGCAATGATACGAGACCGTATTTCAGATCCTTTTCAAAAAAAAATTTATAGTATTCTTAGTTTTGGATGGGGAGGGACATCAAAAGACTGGCAAAGATTTGAAGAAATTTCCTTAATTTTAGCAGGTTTATGTACTCCATTGGTCTTCTCTGTTCATACCATAGTTTCTTTTGATTTTTCTACTTCTGTAATTAAAGGTTGGCATAGTACAATATTTCCTCCTTATTTTGTAGCAGGAGCTATATTTTCTGGTTTTGCTATGGTACAAACTTTATTAGGCGTCGCGAGAAAAGTTCTTTCTTTAGAGAATTATATTACAAGAACTCATATAGAATACATGAATATGATTATATTATTAACAGGAGGAATTGTTTTATTAGCTTATATTTCAGAATTTATTCTTGCTTGGTACTCAGGAAATCCTTTCGAAAAATTTATTTATTTTTCTATAGAAGCATCTAAGGGTCCATTTTGGTGGGCTTTTTGGGCTTTGATTATTTGTAATATTATTATTCCTCAATTTTTATGGATTAAATCTGTGCGAAGAAGTTTTTTTTGGTCTTATGTTATCGCCATAATCATCAATATTGGAATGTGGTTTGAAAGATTTGATATTATTGTTTTGAATCTCAGCCATGATTATCTCCCTTCTTCTTGGACTGGTTTTCTCCCTTCATTTGTAGATGTAGGAATATTTGTAGGAACTATTGGATTATTTTTTATTCTGTATTTATTATATATACGTGTTTTTCCTGTTATTTCACAATCTGAATTAAAAACAATCTTGAAATCTGATAAAAAATAATGAAATGAATAATATGTATTGTATCCATGCATTATATAATAATGATAAGACGATGATCAATAGTATTAAAACTATACAGTATCATAATTATAACATACATGAAGTTTATTCTCCTTTTCCTATTCACACTTTGACTAAAGTATTAAAACTAAAAAAAACAAATTTATCTTTTTTATCTTTTATATATGGATTGTTAGGTTTTTTTATAGCTTGTGTATTAACTTGGTATACTATGATTTTTGATTGGCCTCAAAATATTGGAGGAAAACCTTCTTTTTCTTGGATTAGAAATGTTCCTTCTTTCATTCCTGTTATATTTGAATTATCAATTTTTTTTTCTGCACATTTTATGTGTATAAATTATTTAATTCAATGTAGATTATTTCCAGGACGAAAACAAAAAAATCCGGATCCAAGAACTACTGATCATATGTTTTTAATAGAGATTATGACTAAAACTAATGATAAAAAATTAGTAAATCTATTAAAAGAAAATGGAGCGACAGAGGTTTTAATAAAAAAATGTTAAATCTAATTATGTATTATTATGATTATAAATAGATATTTATATATTTTAATATTAATGTTTTTTTTGGAATCGTGTTGGTTTGATAAAACCCAACCTAATATTGTGTATATGCCTGATATGTATTACTCAGATGCGTATGAACCTTATTCAGATCCTAATTTCAATCATAATAAAGAAATCAAAAAGATTGAAATACCCTTTTTTTCAAAAGGAAAGACTTCTTCATTATTACCAGTAAAAGGAACTGTATCTAGAAATCATTCATTTTCTAATTTAATAGATGTCAAAAATAAAGGATTTAATGATTTCAAAAATATAACTCAAAATCCACTGTACATATACAACAAAGAAAAAAAAGAAATTTCAATAAAAAAAGGAGAAAAATTATATCAAATCAATTGTTCTATATGTCATGGAAAAAATGGAGATGGAAATGGAGAATTGGTAAAAAATGAAAAAATTTTTGGAATTCCTAATTATAAAGATAGAGATATTACTATTGGTAGTATTTACTATGTTGTTACCTATGGTAAAAATAACATGAACTCTTATGTTTCACAATTAAATGAAATAGATAGATGGAGAGTATCAGAATATGTTATGTTTTTAAAAAATAAGTAAGCATGTATCAATTATCAAAAATAAATAAAAAAATTTTTTTTATAATAATACTAGGTTTGATTTTTATTTTTTTAGATAATTTTTTGAAAAAAATATATATAAAAAATCATAATCCTTGTACAGTATTCTATATTGCAATTTTTTATTTTACATCTATATCTTTGGGTGCATTATTATTTTTAGGAATACAAAATATTTCTAAATCAGGTTGGTCCGTGATTCTTCATCCCGTTATGGAAGAAATATCTTCTTTTATTCCATATGGAATTTTGATGATTTTTATCGTTTTGTTATTAAATGCAATGGATATAGTCCATATATTTCATTGGATGAATTCTCATTTATCTGATCCTATTTCTTCAAAATATGATAAAATTTTTGTAAACAAAAAATTATTTTTGAATATTCCATTTTTTTTATTAAGAAGTATGATTTATGTATTAGGATGTATTTTTTTTTATTTAAGTATTAAAAAAATATCTCATAAATTATATATATCACATTCTTTAAATGATTATAAAAAATTATATTCTAAATCCGTTGCTTTTATTATATTTTTCTCTTTCATTTCTATATTCATGATATGGGATTGGATTATGTCTTTAAATCCACATTGGTTTAGCACTTTATTTAGTTGGTATGTTTTGAGCAGTTGGATTATAACAGGTATAAGTTTTATTACAATTACATCTATTTATCTTCATAAGAAAGGATATTTGACTTTTTTTAATAAAAATCATCTGCATGATTTAAGTAAATATCTATTTTCTGGTAGTTTATTATGGACTTACTTTTGGTTTTCACAATTTTTACTTTATTGGTATGGAAATATTCCAGAAGAAGTTATATATTTCATAAAAAGAGAAAAAATTTATCATTCTATTCATTTTTGGATGCTAATTCCTAATTTTATCATTCCTTTTTTTGTATTAATTAGCAGTAAAAATAAATCAAATTATAAAATCGTATTTTCAGTTTCTTTATTATTACTCATTGGCCATTACATTGATATATATAATTTAATAGCTCCAGATGTGAATAATGGATTCAATTTTTGTATACTAGAAATCATAGGTTCTTTATTAACAATAGGAGGATTTTTTATTTATATTTTATTTTTAAATTTTAAAAGAAGAAAATTTCTTTCTTCTGAAGGAAACCCTTTTTTTAAGGAAAGTAAAAATTATAAGTATCCTTATATATGATTTTTATAAATTTTATTTATAATTAATTATTATTTTTATCTTTCACGAAATTCATAATAGATTTGTTTGACCCAAAAAGAGTTAATATATCTCCTTTTTGTAAAATAGTATCTCCTGTAACTAATCCAATAACTTTTCTTGTAGGAGTTCCTTTAGATGACATAGGATTATTTATGTCTCGTATCACAGTAATTAAAGAAACAGAATATTTTTGTGTTAATTTTAAACTTTTAACAGATTTTCCGCTAAAAGAATATGGAGAAAATACTTCTGCTATAGAATGTTTATTATCTATTCTCAAATAATCTAAAGCATAATTAAAAGATATTTGTTTGGTTAGTCGAAATGCAGCATCCTGTTCTGGATGAATCACATCACTAATTCCCATAGCTTCTAATATTGTATCATGTATTTTAGATAAAGATCTACTTACAATTCTCAAATTTTTATACTTTTTAAGTATAGCTGTAGTGACTATTGAAGAGCCTTCGTTCTCTCCAATAGCTACAATTCCTAAATCTGCTTGTTGAATTGGCAAAACTTTGTAAGCTGCTTCATTATTTGCATCCATACATACGACATTAGCAATGTGATCTTTTAATAAATCTACTTTTTCCATTTTATGATCTATACCAAATACTTCATGTCCATTATCTGTTAAATTAAGAGCTAAAGATCTTCCAAAATTTCCTAACCCAACAATTATAATTTTCATATTAAAATTTAATTAATAAGAATATTTCCTTTAGGATATCTATAATAATGATAATAAAAATTTTTTCTTAATATACCAATCATGACATTCAAAACTCCTATTCTTCCTAATAACATTAAAAATATTAAAACTAATTTACTTCCGTTTGATAAATTTGAAGTAATGCCTAAAGATAATCCTGCTGTTGAAAAAGCCGAAAATACCTCAAAAGAAACAGATAAAATATCTTCTTTTGGATCTAAAAAAATTATGATTAAAATACTTGTATATGTTATTATTATAGATAACATAATAATTGAAAATGACAAACGAATAGACTCAGAAGATATTTCTCTTCTTTGTATTTCTAATCTATTTTTTCCTCTAGATAAAGAAATAATATTCATTAATGCTAATGCAAAAGTGCTTGTTTTGATTCCACCACCAGTAGAAGCTGGAGAAGCTCCTATCCACATTAAAAAAATAGTTACTAAAATAGTAACTGTCGTAAAAGTGTTCATATTCAAAACATGAAACCCTGCCGTTCTAGATGTAGCTGAAGAAAAAAATGAGACAATCCATTTTCCATGAAATGAAGAATGTTCTGAAAGAGAATAATGATATTCACTTATATAATAAAAAAAAGTTCCAAAAAAAAGTAAAAAAAAAGTAGTCAAAATTACAATCTTTGTATTTAAAGTAACTACATGTGCAGGACGTCGAAAGTTTTCATCTGTAAAAATTTTTAAGAAATATTTTTTTATGGTTAGCCATATATATGTAAAAAAATTAAATAAAATATTAAAACCTATTCCTCCCAATATGAGTAAAAAAGCAATAATCAGTTGAAAAAAATAATTAAATCTCACAGATTGGGAATACAATCCTTGACTCAAGGTAGAAAATCCACTATTGCAAAAAGCGGAGATTGAATGAAAAATCGAAAAAAATAAAAGGTTATCAGATTCCATTTCCGATTGATTCTTGATAGACAAATAAATAAAAATTGTCCCTATAAATTCTACTGTTAAGGTAAACATAACTACTTTGACAGCTAAACTAAGAACGTTACTTGTTGCTTTTGTATTTAAAAAATTACTAACAAAAATAGCTTCTTTAAAAGAGAAACCATCTCTAAAAAAATAACTAAAAAAAGAAGTTATAGTTAAAATCCCTAATCCTCCTAATTCTATTAGGATAAGTATAAAAATTTTTCCTAAATATGTAAAATCTTTAGCTGTATCTAATACGACTAATCCTGTTACACATACTGCACTAGTCGAAGTGAACAAAGCATCTATAAATGATATTGTTTTGATTGTGGATGCGGGAAGCATTAACAAAATAGATCCTAAAATAGATAAAAAAATGAAACTTGTAATCAATATAAAAGCAGGATTATGAATTTTAACATATATTATTCTCATGAAATAAGTAATACGAATCAACACATATATAATTAAACTAATAA encodes the following:
- the nrfD gene encoding NrfD/PsrC family molybdoenzyme membrane anchor subunit, with product MLNHYESPIRKPLILGKKTLKNITDDIFNPIKNKAGNLWWFSLFISILAFLWGLGCILYTIMTGIGVWGLNRTINWAWDITNFVWWVGIGHAGTLISAVLLLFRQKWRLSINRSAEAMTIFAVIQAGLFPIIHMGRPWNAHWVLPIPNQFGTLWPNFNSPLLWDVFAISTYFSVSTIFWFMGLIPDFAMIRDRISDPFQKKIYSILSFGWGGTSKDWQRFEEISLILAGLCTPLVFSVHTIVSFDFSTSVIKGWHSTIFPPYFVAGAIFSGFAMVQTLLGVARKVLSLENYITRTHIEYMNMIILLTGGIVLLAYISEFILAWYSGNPFEKFIYFSIEASKGPFWWAFWALIICNIIIPQFLWIKSVRRSFFWSYVIAIIINIGMWFERFDIIVLNLSHDYLPSSWTGFLPSFVDVGIFVGTIGLFFILYLLYIRVFPVISQSELKTILKSDKK
- a CDS encoding DUF3341 domain-containing protein, translating into MINSIKTIQYHNYNIHEVYSPFPIHTLTKVLKLKKTNLSFLSFIYGLLGFFIACVLTWYTMIFDWPQNIGGKPSFSWIRNVPSFIPVIFELSIFFSAHFMCINYLIQCRLFPGRKQKNPDPRTTDHMFLIEIMTKTNDKKLVNLLKENGATEVLIKKC
- a CDS encoding c-type cytochrome; the encoded protein is MINRYLYILILMFFLESCWFDKTQPNIVYMPDMYYSDAYEPYSDPNFNHNKEIKKIEIPFFSKGKTSSLLPVKGTVSRNHSFSNLIDVKNKGFNDFKNITQNPLYIYNKEKKEISIKKGEKLYQINCSICHGKNGDGNGELVKNEKIFGIPNYKDRDITIGSIYYVVTYGKNNMNSYVSQLNEIDRWRVSEYVMFLKNK
- a CDS encoding potassium channel family protein — encoded protein: MKIIIVGLGNFGRSLALNLTDNGHEVFGIDHKMEKVDLLKDHIANVVCMDANNEAAYKVLPIQQADLGIVAIGENEGSSIVTTAILKKYKNLRIVSRSLSKIHDTILEAMGISDVIHPEQDAAFRLTKQISFNYALDYLRIDNKHSIAEVFSPYSFSGKSVKSLKLTQKYSVSLITVIRDINNPMSSKGTPTRKVIGLVTGDTILQKGDILTLFGSNKSIMNFVKDKNNN
- a CDS encoding TrkH family potassium uptake protein, which codes for MIQIRLRSFLDMITPIIFIYIILSLGWKTFLFFNVEILLSIILIISILHFLIFFDKNIEKGYKSMIFLSFLILILPIIFLFVKILFYSRRIDENLKIPALISLIIYVLIRITYFMRIIYVKIHNPAFILITSFIFLSILGSILLMLPASTIKTISFIDALFTSTSAVCVTGLVVLDTAKDFTYLGKIFILILIELGGLGILTITSFFSYFFRDGFSFKEAIFVSNFLNTKATSNVLSLAVKVVMFTLTVEFIGTIFIYLSIKNQSEMESDNLLFFSIFHSISAFCNSGFSTLSQGLYSQSVRFNYFFQLIIAFLLILGGIGFNILFNFFTYIWLTIKKYFLKIFTDENFRRPAHVVTLNTKIVILTTFFLLFFGTFFYYISEYHYSLSEHSSFHGKWIVSFFSSATSRTAGFHVLNMNTFTTVTILVTIFLMWIGASPASTGGGIKTSTFALALMNIISLSRGKNRLEIQRREISSESIRLSFSIIMLSIIITYTSILIIIFLDPKEDILSVSFEVFSAFSTAGLSLGITSNLSNGSKLVLIFLMLLGRIGVLNVMIGILRKNFYYHYYRYPKGNILIN